The proteins below come from a single Gordonia sp. X0973 genomic window:
- a CDS encoding VOC family protein yields MHDMIFVNLPVADLERSRTFFEALGYHFDDRFCDGNAAALVLGDHIVSMLMRAEFYSTFTDKTIVDAKTSSEVLINLSAGSREEVDSLVDRAVELGAKDGRTDDHGFMYGRDFEDLDGHAWGIMWMDPAAVEVGPEEFAQQGA; encoded by the coding sequence ATGCACGACATGATCTTCGTGAACCTGCCCGTGGCCGACCTGGAGCGCTCGCGCACCTTCTTCGAAGCCCTCGGCTATCACTTCGACGACCGGTTCTGCGACGGCAACGCCGCCGCGCTCGTCCTCGGCGACCACATCGTCTCGATGCTGATGCGCGCCGAGTTCTACTCGACCTTCACCGACAAGACGATTGTCGACGCGAAGACGTCCAGCGAGGTGCTGATCAACCTGAGCGCGGGCAGCCGCGAGGAGGTCGATTCGCTGGTCGACCGCGCGGTCGAGTTGGGCGCCAAGGACGGCCGCACCGACGACCACGGATTCATGTACGGTCGCGACTTCGAGGACCTCGACGGCCATGCGTGGGGCATCATGTGGATGGATCCGGCTGCCGTCGAGGTGGGGCCGGAGGAGTTCGCACAGCAGGGAGCGTGA
- a CDS encoding class I SAM-dependent methyltransferase, with protein sequence MDLRRFPDVEGPGLVAVDAADRLILDETAGLLADGATFARDAAVVIDDAYGALTLGSLEMLDGPGAVHVHQDLITGERALAANAARNGATGFRSLPLSPDAVAGARLVLLRLPRSLDRLAEVSALIASHAAPDVVVVAGGRIKHMTPRMNDVLGEVFERVDVSHARQKSRVLFARGPRAAAASTASGIWPRTEDHPDLDLTVAAHGGVFAGTNVDIGSRFLLKCLDEEPAAPSDGTVVDLGCGNGSLAAWFAKTHPDARVTAFDRSATAVGSTRMTAERSGVIVDARQADGTETLDAESTDLVLLNPPFHSDAALSTGIAEHLFADAARVLKPSGELWCVWNSHLRYRGALTRIVGPTRQIARNAKFTVTASARP encoded by the coding sequence GTGGATCTGCGCCGCTTCCCCGACGTCGAAGGGCCCGGACTCGTGGCTGTCGACGCCGCGGACCGGCTGATCCTCGACGAGACAGCCGGACTCCTCGCCGATGGCGCGACATTCGCTCGCGACGCGGCCGTCGTGATCGACGACGCCTACGGCGCGCTCACCCTCGGGTCACTCGAGATGCTCGACGGGCCCGGCGCCGTCCACGTTCATCAGGATCTGATCACCGGCGAGCGCGCCCTGGCCGCCAATGCCGCGCGCAACGGGGCAACCGGTTTCCGTTCCCTACCGCTGAGCCCGGATGCCGTCGCCGGCGCGCGACTGGTTCTACTGCGCCTCCCCCGCTCACTGGACCGCCTGGCCGAAGTCTCCGCGCTGATCGCCTCCCACGCCGCACCGGATGTCGTCGTGGTGGCCGGCGGGCGGATCAAGCACATGACTCCGCGGATGAACGACGTGCTGGGCGAGGTGTTCGAGCGCGTCGACGTGAGTCATGCGCGGCAGAAGTCGCGGGTGTTGTTCGCGCGCGGGCCGCGCGCCGCAGCTGCGTCGACCGCATCCGGCATCTGGCCACGTACCGAAGACCACCCCGATCTTGACCTCACCGTGGCGGCCCACGGCGGCGTCTTCGCCGGCACGAATGTCGACATCGGCTCCCGCTTCCTCCTGAAATGCCTCGACGAGGAACCCGCCGCACCCTCCGACGGGACGGTCGTCGACCTCGGCTGCGGCAACGGGTCGCTGGCCGCATGGTTCGCGAAAACCCATCCCGACGCCAGGGTCACCGCCTTCGACCGCTCGGCAACGGCCGTCGGCTCCACGCGCATGACCGCCGAGCGCAGCGGTGTCATCGTCGACGCCAGGCAGGCCGACGGCACGGAAACCCTCGATGCCGAGTCCACTGATCTGGTGCTGCTCAATCCGCCGTTCCACTCCGACGCCGCGCTGTCGACGGGGATCGCCGAGCACCTCTTCGCCGACGCGGCCCGGGTGTTGAAGCCGAGCGGCGAACTGTGGTGCGTCTGGAATTCGCACCTGCGCTACCGCGGCGCGCTGACTCGAATCGTCGGGCCGACGCGTCAGATCGCGCGCAACGCCAAGTTCACCGTGACGGCATCGGCGCGTCCTTGA
- a CDS encoding MDR family MFS transporter — translation MTDAKQVESPAESLSRDDYKMIAVFIVGVLAVVFDTTIMSIALHSLSTELKSPVSTIQWVTTGYVLALAATVPLTGWLQQRLGGKRSWILAVALFLIGSVLCSLAWNASSLIAFRVVQGIGGGIMMPLMQTLLMQRAGGRNLGRLAATVGLPAMLGPILGPAVGGAILHWLDWPWLFWVNVPFCVASLLLAWRWLPTDRPTGRAPRLDIVGVILLLPALVLILVGLSNSAGHDGFAAHDAWPLIAIGVLLLLSFAGYALRRGDRALVDVRLLGVRSVASASALLFLSGVAAYGIMLLLPLYLQQLRGMDALGAGLFMIPQGIGMLFSRTIAGRLSDTIGARPVAFCGFLIVGLATIPFALSTATTDKWFLMAVLVVRGFGLGGIIMPLMVASYQGLAATDIPHSSIITRTAQQLGGSFGTAVLAVILQSAMLSRVAAGSAGASDAFDIAFWWSIGFAVLAAVLAVWLPGRPVVEPSGDQLKDAPMPSR, via the coding sequence ATGACAGACGCCAAGCAGGTCGAATCACCGGCCGAATCGTTGAGCCGCGACGACTACAAGATGATCGCGGTCTTCATCGTCGGCGTACTCGCCGTCGTCTTCGACACGACGATCATGAGCATCGCGCTGCATTCGTTGTCGACCGAATTGAAGTCGCCGGTCTCGACCATCCAATGGGTCACCACCGGGTATGTCCTCGCCCTCGCCGCGACCGTCCCGCTGACCGGCTGGCTGCAGCAACGACTCGGCGGGAAGCGGTCGTGGATTCTCGCGGTGGCGTTGTTCCTGATCGGCTCGGTGCTGTGCAGCCTCGCCTGGAACGCGTCGAGTTTGATCGCGTTCCGCGTGGTGCAGGGCATCGGCGGCGGAATCATGATGCCACTCATGCAGACGCTGCTGATGCAGCGCGCGGGTGGCCGGAACCTCGGACGGCTCGCCGCGACGGTGGGCCTGCCCGCGATGCTCGGCCCGATCCTGGGACCGGCCGTCGGCGGGGCGATCCTGCATTGGCTGGACTGGCCGTGGCTGTTCTGGGTCAACGTCCCGTTCTGTGTGGCGTCGCTGCTCCTGGCGTGGCGGTGGTTGCCCACCGACCGTCCGACCGGCCGCGCTCCCCGCCTCGACATCGTCGGCGTGATTCTCCTCTTGCCCGCTCTCGTGCTGATCCTCGTCGGACTCTCCAATTCCGCCGGGCACGACGGATTCGCCGCGCACGACGCCTGGCCGCTCATTGCGATCGGCGTGCTACTCCTGCTCAGCTTCGCCGGTTACGCGTTGCGCCGGGGCGACCGCGCCCTCGTCGACGTCCGGCTCCTGGGTGTTCGTTCCGTCGCCTCGGCGTCGGCGCTGCTGTTCCTGTCCGGCGTCGCCGCCTACGGCATCATGTTGCTGCTGCCGCTCTATCTGCAGCAGCTGCGCGGGATGGACGCGCTGGGGGCCGGGTTGTTCATGATCCCGCAGGGCATCGGGATGCTGTTCAGCCGGACGATAGCCGGGCGGCTGTCGGACACCATCGGCGCGCGCCCGGTCGCGTTCTGCGGCTTCCTCATCGTCGGGCTCGCGACCATCCCGTTCGCCCTGAGTACCGCCACGACCGACAAGTGGTTCCTTATGGCGGTGCTGGTGGTGCGCGGCTTCGGCCTCGGCGGCATCATCATGCCGCTGATGGTCGCCTCCTACCAGGGGCTGGCCGCCACCGACATCCCGCACTCGAGCATCATCACCCGAACCGCGCAGCAGCTCGGTGGATCCTTCGGTACAGCCGTGCTGGCGGTCATCCTGCAGTCGGCGATGCTCAGCCGGGTGGCCGCCGGGTCTGCCGGCGCCTCCGACGCCTTCGACATCGCCTTCTGGTGGTCGATCGGATTCGCGGTGCTTGCAGCCGTGCTGGCCGTCTGGTTGCCCGGCCGGCCCGTCGTCGAGCCCAGCGGCGATCAGCTCAAGGACGCGCCGATGCCGTCACGGTGA
- a CDS encoding TetR/AcrR family transcriptional regulator, whose protein sequence is MSLSSRPGRARASGTPRTRRRGEELDEALLEAAWEELEERGVAAFTYDAVAKRAHTSRPVLYRRWATREDLIIAAIAHHFDNSPVAIPDTGTLRGDLFAFLRDLGQRRGAMAAPMAVQLGALYESGITMAKARERMIRSHPAVDALILERADARGELDLAKIPPAVRSLPLDLWRHHMLMTLDSSDEEYIRAIVDDIFLPLVAHYSRAR, encoded by the coding sequence GTGAGTCTTAGTAGCCGGCCCGGTCGGGCTCGGGCGTCGGGAACGCCGCGGACCCGCCGTCGCGGCGAAGAACTCGACGAGGCGCTGCTCGAGGCCGCGTGGGAGGAACTCGAGGAGCGCGGCGTCGCTGCCTTCACCTACGACGCGGTCGCCAAACGCGCGCACACCAGCCGGCCGGTCCTCTACCGCCGCTGGGCGACGCGCGAAGATCTGATCATCGCGGCGATCGCCCACCACTTCGACAACTCACCGGTCGCGATCCCCGATACCGGCACGCTTCGCGGGGACCTCTTCGCCTTCCTGCGCGACCTCGGTCAGCGGCGCGGGGCGATGGCGGCACCGATGGCGGTACAACTCGGCGCGCTCTACGAATCCGGCATCACCATGGCCAAGGCCCGCGAGCGGATGATCCGGTCGCACCCGGCCGTCGACGCGTTGATCCTCGAGCGGGCCGACGCTCGCGGCGAGCTCGACCTCGCGAAGATCCCGCCAGCGGTCCGCTCACTTCCGCTGGACCTGTGGCGCCACCACATGCTGATGACACTCGATTCCTCCGACGAGGAGTACATCCGCGCCATCGTCGACGACATCTTCCTGCCGCTCGTCGCGCACTATTCGCGCGCACGGTGA
- a CDS encoding TetR family transcriptional regulator: protein MAAKTDGTSGATRREELLGIAGGLFAERGLRSTTVRDIADTAGILSGSLYHHFDSKESMVDELLRGFLDDLFARYREITAAGLSAAETLRRLVVASFEAIDARHTAVAIYQNEARHLAGQDRFAYINERNVEFRELWESVLRRGVADGEFRTDLDVELVYRFLRDTVWVAVRWYRPGGTKSVDEIADQYLSVVLDGILPR from the coding sequence GTGGCGGCGAAGACCGACGGGACGTCGGGGGCGACCCGACGCGAGGAACTGCTCGGCATCGCCGGCGGACTCTTCGCCGAACGTGGCCTTCGTTCGACGACGGTGCGCGACATCGCCGACACCGCGGGGATCTTGTCCGGGAGCCTGTACCACCACTTCGACTCGAAGGAGTCGATGGTCGACGAGCTGCTGCGCGGCTTCCTCGACGACCTGTTCGCCCGCTACCGCGAGATCACGGCCGCCGGGTTGTCGGCCGCCGAGACCCTTCGCCGGCTGGTGGTCGCCTCCTTCGAAGCAATCGACGCGCGGCACACCGCGGTCGCCATCTACCAGAACGAGGCGCGTCACCTCGCCGGCCAGGACCGGTTCGCCTACATCAACGAGCGCAACGTCGAGTTCCGCGAGCTGTGGGAGTCGGTGTTGCGACGCGGGGTGGCCGACGGTGAGTTCCGCACCGACCTCGACGTCGAGCTGGTGTACCGGTTCCTGCGCGACACGGTGTGGGTCGCGGTCCGCTGGTACCGGCCGGGTGGCACGAAGTCGGTCGACGAGATCGCCGACCAGTACCTCAGCGTCGTCCTCGACGGCATCCTCCCGCGCTGA
- a CDS encoding serine hydrolase domain-containing protein: protein MAVHGTSDARFDGVRKNFGRLLDGRLNGGGALCVYENGRPVVDIWCGTRDRAGEQAWTPSTGAMLYSASKGLSAIVVHRLADRGLIDYDEPVRTYWPEFSGSDITVRKLLLHRGGLSQLRRLVDGVDDLLDHDLMQARLAAASPDRHFGAPAYHALTFGWLMAGLAGAVTGKSMRELWAQELAEPLGVGELSLGAPRDGELELSEIVDPFRIGNAGLRDSVLSGLARLPGPAGAMAGGVHVGPGSAQLFKAQNPAIHDAQMPAANGVASARAMARIYAPLATDGTLDGVRFLSESTVASFDGPFRWRRDRALGLPMSWNHGFHRAPIPVANGFGHVGYSGCFGWADPSTGLSVGFVHNRLMSTVAADLGSFLWLLPMISRAAAKGAPATALSTRRGEPPTITSAKAG, encoded by the coding sequence GTGGCGGTTCACGGGACGTCGGACGCCCGGTTCGACGGGGTTCGGAAGAACTTCGGAAGGCTACTCGACGGGCGTCTCAACGGCGGCGGTGCGCTGTGCGTCTACGAGAACGGCCGCCCGGTCGTCGACATCTGGTGCGGTACCCGTGATCGGGCCGGGGAGCAGGCGTGGACGCCCTCGACGGGAGCGATGCTCTACTCCGCGTCGAAGGGGTTGTCGGCAATCGTCGTACACCGGTTGGCCGATCGCGGGCTGATCGACTACGACGAGCCCGTCCGCACCTATTGGCCCGAGTTCAGCGGCAGCGACATCACCGTGCGCAAGCTGCTGTTGCACCGCGGCGGGCTGTCGCAGCTGCGGCGGCTGGTCGACGGTGTCGACGACCTGCTCGACCACGACCTCATGCAGGCCAGACTGGCCGCCGCCAGTCCGGACCGCCACTTCGGTGCGCCGGCCTACCACGCGCTGACCTTCGGCTGGCTCATGGCGGGACTGGCCGGGGCGGTGACGGGCAAGTCGATGCGCGAGCTGTGGGCGCAGGAATTGGCCGAGCCGCTGGGCGTCGGCGAACTGTCCCTGGGCGCACCGCGCGACGGCGAGCTGGAGCTCTCGGAGATCGTTGACCCGTTCCGCATCGGCAACGCGGGCCTGCGCGACTCGGTGCTGTCCGGGCTGGCCAGGCTGCCCGGGCCGGCCGGTGCGATGGCGGGCGGGGTGCATGTCGGACCCGGCAGCGCCCAGCTGTTCAAGGCTCAGAATCCGGCGATCCACGATGCGCAGATGCCCGCGGCCAACGGTGTCGCCTCGGCACGGGCCATGGCCCGCATCTACGCGCCGTTGGCGACCGACGGCACCCTCGACGGGGTGCGCTTCCTCTCCGAATCGACGGTCGCCTCCTTCGACGGTCCGTTCCGGTGGCGGCGGGACCGCGCGTTGGGTCTGCCGATGTCGTGGAACCACGGGTTCCACCGCGCGCCGATCCCCGTCGCGAACGGGTTCGGCCACGTCGGCTACAGCGGCTGCTTCGGTTGGGCCGATCCCTCGACGGGACTCTCCGTCGGATTCGTCCACAACCGGCTCATGTCGACGGTCGCCGCCGACTTGGGCAGCTTCCTGTGGCTGCTGCCGATGATCAGCCGCGCCGCCGCGAAGGGTGCCCCCGCGACTGCGCTCTCCACCCGCCGTGGCGAGCCTCCGACGATCACATCCGCGAAGGCCGGCTGA
- a CDS encoding aldehyde dehydrogenase family protein translates to MTKPAEVGVRTGDKISSETHTMEELLEIQRAAFLRDGIPDAKTRIDRINRLQALLLDNADEICDALNEDFGTRPRELSIATDIAGCMIDLTHQRRSLTKWMAETNVAKLQGLLGYKQRLRHDPLGVVGIMGPWNFPLQLTVVPAGSAFAAGNRVLMRPSSVTARTTEVIAKHAPDYFSIEELAVITSKHGGGSDFAKLKVDHMFFTGSPEVGASVAVEAGKNLVPVTLELGGKNPAIVDVGADIDKAANFLADARMINGGQVCLCPDYVFVPEDKVGEFTDKVVQRWTTNFPTVVGNTEYTSTINEKNFNRIVGLIDDAVELGATKRQVIPAGDALPDAAARKIPPTLLTGVKAGMKIEEDEVFGPVLTVYPYRELGEAIDKINAAGHPLTLYWVGDDNANLARVADHTRSGSISGNDFALHLLSHGLPFGGVGRSGMGNYHGRFGFETFSHARAVTVSTMPIKFAELVSSPFTDRDRKLTERQMAMFRRFLRGSVRKNAKR, encoded by the coding sequence ATGACCAAGCCAGCCGAGGTCGGTGTACGCACCGGCGACAAGATCTCTTCCGAGACGCACACCATGGAGGAGTTGCTGGAGATCCAGCGCGCGGCATTCCTGCGCGACGGCATCCCCGATGCGAAGACCCGCATCGACCGCATCAATCGTCTGCAGGCGCTGCTGCTCGACAATGCCGACGAGATCTGCGACGCCCTCAACGAGGACTTCGGGACGCGTCCGCGCGAACTGTCCATCGCCACCGACATCGCCGGCTGCATGATCGACCTCACCCACCAGCGGCGCAGTCTGACCAAGTGGATGGCCGAGACCAATGTCGCGAAGCTGCAAGGGTTGCTCGGCTACAAGCAGCGGCTGCGCCACGACCCGCTCGGCGTCGTCGGGATCATGGGCCCGTGGAACTTCCCGCTGCAGCTGACCGTCGTGCCTGCCGGTTCGGCCTTCGCCGCCGGTAACCGCGTGCTGATGCGCCCGTCGTCGGTCACCGCGCGCACCACCGAGGTCATCGCCAAGCATGCGCCGGACTACTTCTCCATCGAAGAGCTGGCCGTCATCACGTCGAAGCACGGCGGCGGGTCGGATTTCGCGAAGCTGAAGGTCGACCACATGTTCTTCACCGGCTCGCCCGAGGTGGGCGCGTCGGTGGCCGTTGAGGCGGGGAAGAACCTCGTCCCGGTGACCCTGGAACTGGGCGGGAAGAACCCGGCCATCGTCGACGTCGGCGCCGACATCGACAAGGCGGCCAATTTCCTGGCCGACGCTCGGATGATCAACGGCGGCCAGGTCTGCCTGTGCCCCGACTACGTCTTCGTCCCCGAGGACAAGGTCGGCGAGTTCACCGACAAGGTCGTGCAGCGGTGGACGACCAACTTCCCGACCGTCGTCGGGAACACCGAGTACACCTCCACCATCAACGAGAAGAACTTCAACCGCATCGTCGGGCTGATCGACGACGCGGTGGAACTTGGTGCCACCAAGCGGCAGGTCATCCCGGCGGGGGACGCATTGCCCGACGCGGCGGCGCGCAAGATTCCGCCCACGCTGCTCACCGGGGTCAAGGCCGGCATGAAGATCGAGGAGGACGAGGTCTTCGGCCCGGTCCTCACCGTCTACCCGTATCGCGAACTCGGCGAGGCGATCGACAAGATCAACGCTGCGGGCCACCCGCTGACCCTGTACTGGGTCGGCGACGACAATGCGAACCTGGCCCGCGTGGCCGATCACACCCGCAGCGGGTCGATCAGCGGCAACGATTTCGCGTTGCACCTGCTCTCGCACGGCCTGCCGTTCGGCGGCGTCGGCCGGTCCGGGATGGGCAATTACCACGGCCGGTTCGGGTTCGAGACCTTCAGCCACGCCCGTGCGGTGACGGTGTCGACCATGCCGATCAAGTTCGCCGAGCTGGTCTCCTCCCCGTTCACCGACCGCGATCGCAAGCTGACCGAGCGTCAGATGGCGATGTTCCGCCGTTTCCTCCGGGGGTCGGTCCGCAAGAACGCGAAGCGTTAA
- a CDS encoding acetyl-CoA C-acetyltransferase encodes MSTPQAYIVDAIRTPVGKRNGSLAKVHPADLGAHVISAIVERTGIDPNVVDDVVFGCVDTIGPQAGNIARTAWLTAGMPLGVPGTTVDRQCGSSQQAIHFAAQGVMSGTQDVVLAGGVQNMSAIPISQAMIAGQELGFTTPTAESVGWHKRFGDAEISQFVGADMMAKRWDISRRDMEEWALQSHERARAAIAAGRFDNENVPLGDCVVDECPRETSLEKMASLDVLAPGSDLTAAVASQICDGASATLVVSEKALKEYGLTPRARIHHLSVRGDDPVMMLSAPIPATKYALEKTGLGIDDIDVVEINEAFAPVVLAWLKETGADPERVNRNGGGIALGHPLGATGAKLFATLLNELERTGGRYGLQTMCEGGGTANVTVIERLG; translated from the coding sequence ATGAGCACCCCCCAGGCCTACATCGTCGACGCGATTCGCACGCCGGTCGGCAAGCGCAACGGATCGTTGGCCAAGGTCCACCCCGCCGATCTCGGTGCGCACGTGATCTCGGCGATCGTCGAGCGCACCGGCATCGACCCGAACGTCGTCGACGACGTCGTCTTCGGCTGTGTCGACACGATCGGCCCGCAGGCCGGCAACATCGCGCGCACCGCCTGGCTGACCGCGGGGATGCCCCTCGGCGTGCCCGGGACCACCGTCGACCGGCAGTGCGGATCGAGTCAGCAGGCCATCCACTTCGCGGCACAAGGCGTGATGAGCGGCACCCAGGACGTGGTCCTCGCCGGCGGGGTGCAGAACATGAGCGCCATCCCGATCAGCCAGGCGATGATCGCCGGCCAGGAGCTCGGCTTCACCACCCCGACCGCCGAATCGGTCGGCTGGCACAAGCGCTTCGGCGACGCGGAGATCAGCCAATTCGTCGGCGCGGACATGATGGCCAAGCGCTGGGACATCTCCCGCCGGGACATGGAGGAGTGGGCGCTGCAGAGCCACGAGCGTGCGCGCGCCGCCATCGCCGCCGGGCGGTTCGACAACGAGAACGTGCCGCTGGGCGACTGCGTCGTCGACGAATGCCCGCGGGAGACGTCGCTGGAGAAGATGGCCTCGCTCGACGTGCTCGCGCCCGGCTCCGACCTCACCGCGGCCGTCGCGTCGCAGATCTGCGACGGGGCGTCGGCGACGCTGGTCGTCTCGGAGAAGGCGCTCAAGGAATACGGCCTCACCCCGCGCGCCCGGATCCACCACCTGTCGGTGCGCGGCGACGACCCGGTGATGATGCTCTCGGCACCGATCCCGGCCACCAAGTACGCGCTGGAGAAGACCGGGCTGGGCATCGACGACATCGACGTCGTCGAGATCAACGAGGCCTTTGCCCCCGTCGTCCTGGCGTGGCTCAAGGAGACCGGCGCCGACCCGGAACGCGTCAACCGCAACGGCGGCGGCATCGCGCTGGGCCACCCGCTCGGCGCGACCGGGGCGAAGCTGTTCGCGACGCTGCTCAACGAACTGGAGCGCACCGGCGGCCGCTACGGGCTGCAGACGATGTGCGAGGGCGGCGGCACCGCCAACGTGACCGTCATCGAGCGCCTCGGCTGA
- a CDS encoding SDR family oxidoreductase, with protein MNDRPVSPLAAVPDEIGGHDLLVGKKVVVTAAAGTGIGFATARRALLEGADVLVSDFHERRLGETVATLAGEFPDQQVVSHVCDVSSTEQVDALIASAAEQLGRIDVLVNNAGLGGETPVVDMTDEQWDRVLDITLNSCFRATRAALRYFRDAPHGADAGSPAPRGGVIVNNASVLGWRAQRGQAHYAAAKAGVMALTRCSAVEAADYGVRINAVAPSIARHPFLAKVTSDDLLDELASREAYGRAAEVWEIAATIAMLASDYTTYLTGEIVSISSQRA; from the coding sequence ATGAACGACCGTCCCGTCTCCCCGCTGGCCGCCGTGCCCGACGAGATCGGCGGCCACGACCTGCTCGTCGGCAAGAAGGTCGTGGTGACCGCCGCGGCGGGCACCGGCATCGGATTCGCGACGGCCCGTCGGGCCCTACTCGAAGGCGCCGACGTCCTCGTCTCCGATTTCCACGAGCGCCGCCTCGGTGAGACCGTCGCGACGCTGGCCGGCGAATTCCCCGATCAGCAGGTTGTCTCCCATGTCTGCGACGTGTCCAGCACTGAGCAGGTCGACGCCCTCATCGCCTCGGCGGCCGAGCAGTTGGGCCGCATCGACGTGCTGGTCAACAACGCCGGTCTCGGCGGCGAGACTCCCGTCGTCGACATGACCGACGAGCAGTGGGACCGCGTCCTCGACATCACCCTGAACAGTTGCTTCCGCGCCACCCGCGCGGCGCTGCGCTACTTCCGCGACGCGCCCCACGGTGCTGATGCCGGGTCGCCAGCTCCCCGTGGCGGCGTCATCGTCAACAACGCCTCGGTACTCGGCTGGCGTGCCCAGCGCGGCCAGGCCCACTACGCCGCGGCCAAGGCCGGGGTGATGGCCCTGACCCGCTGCTCCGCCGTCGAGGCGGCCGACTACGGCGTCCGCATCAATGCGGTCGCCCCGTCGATCGCCCGCCACCCGTTCCTGGCCAAGGTGACCAGCGACGACCTCCTCGATGAACTCGCCTCCCGCGAGGCCTACGGCCGCGCCGCCGAGGTCTGGGAGATCGCCGCCACCATTGCGATGCTCGCCAGCGACTACACCACCTACCTCACCGGGGAGATCGTCTCGATCTCCAGCCAGCGAGCCTGA
- a CDS encoding acyl-CoA dehydrogenase family protein translates to MTSINLADRAVDLGEWAADTPDADEVFARSVRAWLDENLAGDFADLRGRGGPGSEHEFFAERLAWDRHLAQAGWTCLGWPSRYGGRGATMSQRIVFHREYARANAPARVNHLGEELLGPTLIEFGTEEQKQRFLPGIVNVTELWAQGYSEPGAGSDLAGVSTTARLDGGQWKINGQKIWTSLAHHSQWVFVIARTEPASVRHAGLSFLLVPIDQPGVTVRPIQQLTGTSEFNEVFFDDAVTDADLIVGKPGDGWQVAMGLLQFERGVSTLGQQVGFARELDNLVAVAKANVSVDNPEIAAALKRARVELTVMRAHAQRTLDSALADAGSVRTTHGFDTAAGDASVAKLLWANWHRRLGELAMRVVGAPSLVGPATTSEGVPNDVTDPEHVELDEWQRLFLFTRADTIYGGSNEIQRNIIAERVLGLPREARA, encoded by the coding sequence ATGACGTCGATCAACCTGGCCGACCGAGCCGTCGACCTCGGCGAATGGGCGGCGGACACCCCCGACGCCGACGAGGTCTTCGCGCGGTCGGTGCGCGCCTGGCTCGACGAGAACCTGGCGGGCGACTTCGCCGATCTGCGCGGCCGCGGCGGACCAGGCAGTGAGCACGAGTTCTTCGCCGAGCGCCTGGCCTGGGATCGTCACCTCGCGCAAGCCGGCTGGACCTGCCTGGGCTGGCCGTCGCGCTACGGCGGGCGCGGCGCGACGATGAGCCAGCGCATCGTCTTCCACCGCGAATACGCCCGCGCCAACGCACCCGCGCGCGTCAACCACCTCGGCGAGGAACTGCTCGGGCCGACGCTCATCGAGTTCGGCACCGAGGAACAGAAGCAGCGGTTCCTGCCCGGCATCGTGAACGTCACCGAACTGTGGGCGCAGGGCTACTCCGAGCCCGGCGCGGGATCCGACCTCGCCGGCGTCTCGACGACCGCCCGGCTCGACGGCGGGCAGTGGAAGATCAACGGCCAGAAGATCTGGACCTCGTTGGCCCACCACTCGCAATGGGTCTTCGTCATCGCCCGCACCGAACCCGCCTCGGTCCGCCACGCCGGGCTCTCCTTCCTCCTGGTGCCGATCGACCAACCCGGCGTCACCGTCCGGCCGATCCAGCAGCTCACCGGGACCTCGGAGTTCAACGAGGTCTTCTTCGACGACGCGGTGACCGACGCCGACCTCATCGTCGGCAAGCCCGGCGACGGCTGGCAGGTTGCGATGGGTCTGCTCCAGTTCGAGCGGGGTGTGTCGACGCTCGGGCAGCAGGTCGGGTTCGCGCGCGAGCTGGACAACCTGGTCGCCGTCGCGAAGGCCAACGTATCGGTCGACAACCCGGAGATCGCCGCCGCGCTCAAACGGGCCCGCGTCGAGCTGACCGTGATGCGCGCGCACGCGCAGCGAACCCTCGACTCCGCCCTTGCCGATGCCGGATCGGTCCGCACCACGCACGGCTTCGACACCGCGGCCGGCGACGCGTCGGTCGCCAAACTGCTCTGGGCCAACTGGCACCGGCGCCTCGGCGAGTTGGCGATGCGGGTAGTCGGCGCCCCGTCGCTCGTCGGGCCGGCGACGACCTCGGAGGGCGTGCCCAACGATGTCACCGACCCCGAGCACGTCGAACTCGACGAATGGCAGCGGCTGTTCCTGTTCACCCGCGCCGACACCATCTACGGCGGATCGAACGAGATCCAGCGAAACATCATCGCCGAGCGTGTGCTCGGCCTACCCCGAGAGGCCCGCGCATGA